A window from Streptomyces sp. NBC_00335 encodes these proteins:
- a CDS encoding SDR family oxidoreductase yields MTYDGTDSGKVALITGASRGIGYGIAEALVARGDRLCITGRNEEALKEAVEQLGADRVIGVAGKAHDEAHQAVAVERAMEAFGRVDFLINNAGTNPVFGPIADLDLGVARKVFETNVISALGFAQRTWHAWQKENGGAIVNIASIAGVSASPFIGAYGMSKAAMVNLTLQLAHEMAPGVRVNAIAPAVVKTKFAQALYEGREQEAAAAYPLGRLGVPEDIGGAAAFLTSAQAEWITGQTLIVDGGMFLNAGVH; encoded by the coding sequence ATGACGTACGACGGAACGGACAGCGGCAAGGTGGCGCTGATCACCGGGGCGAGCCGGGGCATCGGCTACGGCATCGCCGAGGCCCTGGTGGCGCGCGGCGACCGGCTCTGCATCACCGGGCGGAACGAGGAGGCCCTCAAGGAGGCCGTCGAGCAGCTCGGTGCGGACCGGGTGATCGGGGTCGCGGGCAAGGCGCACGACGAGGCCCACCAGGCCGTCGCCGTGGAGCGGGCGATGGAGGCCTTCGGCCGCGTCGACTTCCTGATCAACAACGCGGGGACCAATCCGGTCTTCGGGCCGATCGCGGACCTGGACCTCGGGGTGGCCCGCAAGGTCTTCGAGACCAATGTGATCTCGGCGCTCGGCTTCGCCCAGCGCACCTGGCACGCCTGGCAGAAGGAGAACGGCGGCGCGATCGTCAACATCGCCTCCATCGCCGGCGTCTCCGCCTCGCCCTTCATCGGGGCGTACGGGATGAGCAAGGCGGCCATGGTCAACCTGACCCTCCAGCTCGCCCACGAGATGGCGCCGGGGGTCCGGGTCAACGCGATCGCGCCCGCGGTGGTGAAGACCAAGTTCGCGCAGGCGCTCTACGAGGGCCGGGAACAGGAGGCGGCCGCGGCCTATCCGCTGGGCCGGCTCGGGGTTCCGGAGGACATCGGAGGGGCCGCCGCTTTTCTTACATCTGCACAAGCGGAATGGATCACGGGACAAACTCTGATCGTTGACGGGGGAATGTTCCTCAATGCCGGAGTGCATTGA
- the lnt gene encoding apolipoprotein N-acyltransferase: protein MAGRTGAGRTGAGRTGGSPGGQPVHGQLVPQAAGSTGRAVPHWKRRPRVLTVSTVSKRVPWWRAPAAVVAGALPCLAFPAPSLWWFAYVALVPWILLLRSAPTGRRAALEGWLGGAGFVFAVHHWLLPSLHVFLFAVAALVGLLWIPWALLVRELLGGLPGPGRAAAALVLVPAGWLLSELARSWQGLGGPWGLLGASQWQVAPALRLASVGGVWLVGLLVVAVNCALVLLATAPGARTPALAGVTGCAVLAGVVWLWAPRPEVSGVLRVALVQPGPVEDGPDGAERRFALGEQLTGALAGQGPTGTSAGLRPDLVVWGESSVGEDLTARPDLARRLAALSARVGAPLLVNVDARAADRPGIRKSAVLVGPGGPTGDRYDKMRLVPFGEYVPARGLLGWATSVGKAAAENRVPGEAPVLMDLPGRPGVRLGPLVCFESAFPDMSRHLVREGAALLVDQSSTSTFQNSWAPAQHASLSALRAAETGRPEVHSALTGISAVHGPSGERIGPALSTSASTAWVYEVPLARGTTLYVRFGDWPVGASLTALAVYGAAAGARSVRPGKRAGAPLGTPPAPTG from the coding sequence ATGGCCGGACGGACGGGTGCCGGACGGACAGGTGCCGGACGTACAGGTGGTTCACCCGGCGGACAACCGGTTCACGGACAGCTGGTTCCACAAGCGGCTGGTTCCACGGGCAGGGCTGTTCCACACTGGAAGCGGAGGCCCAGGGTGCTGACGGTCTCGACGGTCTCGAAGCGGGTCCCGTGGTGGCGTGCGCCGGCAGCGGTCGTCGCGGGGGCCCTGCCCTGCCTCGCCTTCCCGGCCCCCTCGCTGTGGTGGTTCGCCTACGTCGCCCTCGTGCCCTGGATCCTGCTGCTGAGGTCGGCCCCCACCGGCCGGCGCGCGGCCCTGGAGGGCTGGCTCGGCGGCGCCGGCTTCGTCTTCGCCGTCCACCACTGGCTGCTGCCCAGCCTCCACGTGTTCCTCTTCGCCGTGGCGGCGCTCGTGGGCCTGCTCTGGATTCCCTGGGCGCTGCTGGTGCGGGAGCTGCTCGGCGGGCTCCCGGGACCGGGGCGGGCCGCGGCCGCGCTGGTCCTCGTACCGGCGGGCTGGCTGCTGTCGGAGCTGGCCCGGTCCTGGCAGGGGCTGGGCGGTCCGTGGGGGCTGCTCGGTGCCAGTCAGTGGCAGGTGGCGCCCGCGCTGCGGCTGGCTTCGGTGGGCGGGGTCTGGCTGGTCGGCCTGCTGGTCGTGGCGGTGAACTGCGCGCTGGTCCTGCTAGCCACGGCGCCGGGGGCGCGGACGCCCGCGCTGGCCGGGGTGACGGGCTGCGCGGTGCTGGCGGGGGTGGTGTGGCTGTGGGCGCCCCGCCCGGAGGTCTCGGGCGTGCTGCGCGTGGCCCTCGTACAGCCGGGCCCGGTCGAGGACGGCCCGGACGGCGCGGAGCGGCGGTTCGCCCTCGGGGAGCAGCTGACCGGGGCCCTGGCCGGGCAGGGGCCCACGGGGACCTCTGCCGGGCTCCGCCCGGACCTGGTGGTGTGGGGGGAGAGCAGTGTCGGCGAGGACCTGACGGCCCGCCCGGACCTGGCCCGGCGGCTCGCCGCCCTGTCGGCGCGGGTGGGGGCTCCGCTGCTGGTCAACGTGGACGCGCGGGCCGCCGACCGGCCCGGGATCCGCAAATCGGCGGTGCTCGTCGGTCCCGGGGGCCCGACCGGTGACCGGTACGACAAGATGCGCCTGGTCCCCTTCGGGGAGTACGTGCCGGCCCGCGGGCTGCTGGGCTGGGCCACCTCGGTCGGCAAGGCCGCGGCGGAGAACCGCGTTCCGGGCGAGGCGCCGGTCCTGATGGACCTGCCCGGCCGGCCGGGCGTCCGCCTCGGCCCGCTGGTCTGCTTCGAGTCGGCGTTCCCGGACATGAGCCGCCACCTCGTCCGCGAGGGCGCCGCACTGCTCGTCGACCAGTCGTCGACTTCCACCTTCCAGAACAGCTGGGCACCGGCCCAGCACGCCTCGCTGTCCGCGCTGCGCGCCGCCGAGACCGGCCGGCCCGAGGTCCACTCCGCTCTCACCGGCATCAGCGCGGTGCACGGCCCGTCCGGCGAGCGGATCGGGCCGGCGCTGTCCACCTCGGCGAGCACGGCATGGGTGTACGAGGTCCCGCTCGCGCGGGGCACGACCCTGTACGTCCGCTTCGGGGACTGGCCCGTGGGCGCCTCGCTGACCGCCCTGGCCGTCTACGGCGCGGCCGCGGGCGCCCGCTCCGTACGGCCCGGGAAACGCGCCGGGGCGCCCCTGGGAACACCACCGGCGCCGACCGGGTAG
- a CDS encoding IS3 family transposase, translating into MREVRRGQMADVVRQIFEDSGGTYGSPKVWRLLVRAGWRVSVNTVARLMAELGLAGRKVRRRRGLTRPGKRPAAPDFVRRDFTADAPDQVWCGDMTEITTGEGKLYLVTVIDLFSRRLLGYAMGAHHDADLVVASLNMAAATRGGDVKDVIFHSDRGGEYGSRRFRRSSATTGHPAMPTPTLTCCYLRVRVAQRWTLRAATHGQP; encoded by the coding sequence GTGCGTGAGGTCCGGCGCGGACAGATGGCCGACGTGGTCCGGCAGATCTTCGAGGACTCCGGCGGCACCTACGGTTCCCCGAAGGTCTGGCGTCTCCTGGTCCGCGCCGGCTGGAGGGTCTCGGTGAACACCGTCGCCCGTCTGATGGCCGAGCTCGGGCTGGCGGGGCGGAAGGTGCGCCGACGGCGCGGGCTGACCCGGCCCGGCAAACGGCCGGCGGCCCCGGACTTCGTGCGGCGGGACTTCACCGCGGACGCCCCGGACCAGGTGTGGTGCGGCGACATGACCGAGATCACCACCGGTGAGGGCAAGCTCTACCTCGTCACCGTCATCGACCTGTTCTCGCGCCGGCTGCTCGGCTACGCGATGGGCGCACACCATGACGCTGACCTGGTCGTGGCGTCCTTGAACATGGCCGCGGCCACCCGCGGCGGTGACGTGAAGGACGTGATCTTCCACAGCGACCGAGGCGGCGAGTACGGCTCCCGGCGCTTCCGGCGGTCCTCCGCGACCACCGGGCACCCAGCCATGCCCACACCCACCCTGACCTGCTGTTATTTACGCGTCAGAGTCGCTCAGCGCTGGACACTGCGCGCCGCGACACACGGACAACCTTGA
- a CDS encoding Gfo/Idh/MocA family protein, whose amino-acid sequence MKVGCIGLGDIAQKAYLPVLTTRPGLELHLQTRTPATLERVGAQHRVPAERLHTDLDSLLAQKLDAAFVHAPTAVHPEIVERLLEAGVPTYVDKPIAYELAESRRLVELAEERGVSLAVGFNRRHAPGYAQCADHARDLIVMQKNRVGLPEDVRTFVLDDFIHVVDTLRFLLPGEADQVDVRAVVRDGLMSQVVLQLSGTGFTALGIMNRLSGSTEEVLEVSGQDTKRQVVNLAEVIDHKGQPTVRRRGDWVPVARQRGIEQVVDSFLEAVSTGTTLSARDALATHELCERVVRSALEQAS is encoded by the coding sequence GTGAAGGTCGGCTGTATCGGACTCGGCGACATCGCGCAGAAGGCGTACCTGCCCGTCCTGACCACCCGCCCGGGGCTCGAACTGCACCTGCAGACCCGGACCCCGGCCACCCTCGAACGGGTCGGCGCCCAGCACCGCGTCCCGGCCGAACGCCTGCACACCGACCTCGACTCGCTGCTCGCCCAGAAGCTCGACGCGGCCTTCGTGCACGCCCCGACCGCCGTCCACCCCGAGATCGTGGAACGGCTGCTGGAAGCGGGCGTGCCGACGTACGTCGACAAGCCGATCGCCTACGAGCTCGCGGAATCGCGCCGCCTGGTCGAGCTGGCCGAGGAGCGCGGGGTCTCCCTCGCCGTCGGCTTCAACCGCCGCCACGCGCCCGGCTACGCGCAGTGCGCCGACCACGCGCGCGACCTCATCGTCATGCAGAAGAACCGGGTCGGCCTGCCCGAGGACGTACGGACCTTCGTCCTGGACGACTTCATCCACGTCGTCGACACCCTGCGCTTCCTGCTGCCCGGCGAGGCCGACCAGGTCGACGTACGGGCCGTGGTGCGGGACGGCCTGATGAGCCAGGTGGTGCTCCAGCTGTCCGGTACGGGCTTCACCGCGCTCGGCATCATGAACCGGCTCTCCGGTTCCACGGAGGAGGTGCTGGAGGTCTCCGGGCAGGACACCAAGCGCCAGGTCGTCAACCTCGCGGAGGTCATCGACCACAAGGGCCAGCCCACGGTCCGGCGGCGCGGGGACTGGGTGCCGGTGGCCCGCCAGCGCGGCATCGAGCAGGTCGTCGACTCCTTCCTGGAGGCCGTCTCCACGGGCACGACCCTCAGCGCGCGCGACGCGCTGGCCACCCACGAACTGTGCGAGCGGGTGGTGAGGTCCGCGCTGGAGCAGGCGTCCTGA
- the fabG gene encoding 3-oxoacyl-ACP reductase FabG, with translation MSTTEQRVAIVTGAARGIGAATALRLAAEGRAVAVLDLDEAACKDTVEAITAAGGTAVAIGCDVADSAQVEAAVERVVSLLGAPTILVNNAGVLRDNLLFKMSDTDWDTVMNVHLRGAFLMSKACQKHMVAAKFGRIVSLSSSSALGNRGQANYSAAKAGLQGFTKTLAIELGKFGITANAVAPGFIVTEMTAHTASRVGMDFEDFQAAAATQIPVQRVGRPDDVANAIAFFAGEAAGFVSGQVMYVAGGPLS, from the coding sequence ATGTCCACCACCGAGCAGCGCGTCGCGATCGTGACCGGGGCGGCCCGGGGCATCGGCGCGGCCACCGCCCTGCGCCTGGCCGCCGAAGGGCGGGCCGTCGCCGTACTCGACCTGGACGAGGCGGCCTGCAAGGACACCGTGGAGGCGATCACGGCGGCCGGCGGCACGGCCGTCGCGATCGGCTGCGACGTCGCCGACAGCGCCCAGGTGGAGGCGGCCGTCGAGCGGGTGGTGAGCCTGCTCGGCGCTCCGACCATCCTGGTCAACAATGCGGGTGTGCTGCGCGACAACCTGCTCTTCAAGATGAGCGACACCGACTGGGACACCGTCATGAACGTGCACCTGCGCGGTGCGTTCCTGATGTCGAAGGCCTGTCAGAAGCACATGGTGGCAGCCAAGTTCGGCCGGATCGTGAGCCTCTCCAGCAGCTCCGCGCTCGGCAACCGCGGCCAGGCCAACTACTCGGCGGCCAAGGCCGGTCTGCAGGGCTTCACCAAGACGCTGGCCATCGAGCTCGGCAAGTTCGGCATCACCGCGAACGCCGTCGCCCCCGGTTTCATCGTCACCGAGATGACCGCGCACACGGCCTCCCGGGTCGGGATGGACTTCGAGGACTTCCAGGCCGCGGCCGCCACGCAGATCCCGGTGCAGCGCGTCGGGCGCCCGGACGACGTGGCCAACGCCATTGCCTTCTTCGCCGGCGAGGCCGCCGGCTTCGTTTCCGGCCAGGTCATGTACGTGGCCGGCGGCCCGCTCAGCTGA
- a CDS encoding nuclear transport factor 2 family protein: MTQRVDLAGLMDRLAIDELVTGYAIAVDDGDWDAYRALFAPGGRADYASAGGIEGPAGEVADWLAETMKLFPVRQHLIVNRLIRIPDEGGSPGDTAEVRADFLNPMRLAGEEPDEGGPAVTAPNFVAAGRYTFAVTRTARSGWRLSRVTVHEKWRHMSF; encoded by the coding sequence ATGACGCAGCGTGTGGACCTTGCGGGCTTGATGGACCGGCTGGCGATCGACGAGCTGGTCACGGGGTACGCCATCGCCGTGGACGACGGCGACTGGGACGCGTACCGCGCCCTGTTCGCCCCGGGCGGGCGGGCCGACTACGCCTCGGCCGGCGGGATCGAGGGCCCCGCCGGGGAGGTCGCGGACTGGCTCGCGGAGACGATGAAGCTGTTCCCGGTGCGCCAGCACCTCATCGTCAACCGGCTGATCCGGATCCCGGACGAGGGCGGTTCCCCCGGTGACACGGCGGAGGTCCGGGCCGACTTCCTCAATCCCATGCGGCTGGCCGGGGAGGAGCCCGACGAGGGCGGCCCCGCCGTCACCGCGCCCAACTTCGTCGCGGCGGGCCGCTACACCTTCGCCGTCACCCGTACCGCCCGGTCCGGCTGGCGGCTCTCGCGGGTGACCGTCCACGAGAAGTGGCGGCACATGTCGTTCTGA
- a CDS encoding DinB family protein — MTISDGSHRSEPSTTADEREMLDGWLDYHRSTLAWKCEGLSDAQLRTTPLLPSALSLLGLVRHMAEVERYWFREIMLDEELPELYCNGENPDGDFHFADKDTWAEAERVWQTEIELARQAAAGRSLDLASKAESHRRGEVFSLRWVYNHMIEEYARHNGHADLLREHIDGATGE; from the coding sequence ATGACGATCAGTGACGGATCCCACCGTTCCGAACCCTCCACCACGGCCGACGAGCGCGAGATGCTCGACGGCTGGCTCGACTACCACCGCTCCACCCTGGCCTGGAAGTGCGAGGGCCTGTCCGACGCGCAGCTGCGCACCACCCCGCTGCTGCCGTCCGCACTGAGCCTGCTGGGACTCGTGCGGCACATGGCCGAGGTGGAGCGGTACTGGTTCCGGGAGATCATGCTGGACGAGGAGCTGCCCGAGCTGTACTGCAACGGCGAGAACCCGGACGGGGACTTCCACTTCGCCGACAAGGACACCTGGGCCGAGGCGGAGCGGGTGTGGCAGACCGAAATCGAGCTGGCCCGGCAGGCCGCGGCCGGCCGCTCGCTGGACCTCGCCTCGAAGGCCGAGAGCCACCGCCGGGGCGAGGTGTTCAGCCTGCGCTGGGTCTACAACCACATGATCGAGGAGTACGCGCGCCACAACGGCCACGCGGACCTGCTGCGGGAGCACATCGACGGCGCCACGGGCGAGTAG
- a CDS encoding DUF3037 domain-containing protein — protein sequence MIKRDVFEYALVRVVPRMERGECFNAGVIVYCRARSYVAARTHLDEAKLLVLDPGADVAGVRAALRGVEGVCTGGEFAGQAAGDDAGRRFRWLIAPRSTVVQPGPVHIGLTADPEVEVERLLDLLVR from the coding sequence GTGATCAAGCGGGACGTGTTCGAGTACGCGCTGGTGCGTGTGGTGCCCCGGATGGAGCGCGGGGAGTGTTTCAACGCCGGCGTGATCGTCTACTGCCGGGCGCGCTCGTACGTCGCCGCGCGCACCCATCTGGACGAGGCGAAGCTCCTCGTGCTGGATCCGGGGGCCGACGTGGCCGGGGTACGGGCCGCGTTGCGCGGGGTCGAGGGCGTGTGCACGGGCGGCGAGTTCGCGGGGCAGGCGGCCGGTGACGACGCGGGGCGGCGGTTCCGGTGGCTGATCGCACCCCGGAGCACCGTCGTGCAGCCCGGCCCGGTGCACATCGGCCTGACGGCCGATCCCGAGGTGGAGGTGGAGCGGCTGCTGGACCTGCTGGTCCGGTAG
- a CDS encoding uracil-DNA glycosylase — translation MLPESWLPVLGGELDQPYFKELTEFVEKERANGPVYPPREQVFAALEATAFDQVKVLVLGQDPYHGAGQGHGLCFSVQPGVKTPPSLRNIYKEMQAELDTPIPDNGYLMPWAEQGVLLLNAVLTVREAEPNSHKGKGWEKFTDAVIRAVAARPDPAVFVLWGAYAQKKLPLIDEERHAVVKGAHPSPLSAKKFFGSRPFTQINEAVAAQGHAPIDWRIPDLGR, via the coding sequence ATGCTGCCCGAGTCCTGGCTCCCCGTCCTCGGCGGGGAGCTGGATCAGCCCTACTTCAAGGAACTCACCGAGTTCGTCGAGAAGGAGCGGGCGAACGGGCCGGTCTACCCGCCCCGCGAGCAGGTCTTCGCGGCCCTGGAGGCCACCGCGTTCGACCAGGTGAAGGTGCTGGTCCTCGGCCAGGACCCGTACCACGGTGCGGGCCAGGGCCACGGGCTGTGCTTCTCCGTGCAGCCCGGCGTGAAGACCCCGCCCTCGCTGCGCAACATCTACAAGGAGATGCAGGCGGAGCTGGACACCCCCATCCCGGACAACGGGTACTTGATGCCGTGGGCCGAGCAGGGCGTCCTGCTGCTCAACGCGGTGCTCACCGTCCGCGAGGCGGAGCCCAACTCGCACAAGGGCAAGGGCTGGGAGAAGTTCACCGACGCGGTGATCCGCGCGGTGGCCGCGCGCCCCGACCCGGCCGTCTTCGTCCTCTGGGGGGCGTACGCCCAGAAGAAGCTCCCGCTGATCGACGAGGAGCGGCACGCGGTCGTCAAGGGGGCCCACCCCTCCCCGCTGTCGGCCAAGAAGTTCTTCGGCTCCCGGCCGTTCACCCAGATCAACGAGGCCGTCGCCGCCCAGGGCCATGCGCCGATCGACTGGCGGATCCCGGACCTGGGCCGATGA
- a CDS encoding ABC transporter substrate-binding protein, which translates to MFNRTRCLQITAAVASISLLSGCGLFSDDGGNGEQRIVVGTTSAPTTLDPAAAWDGSWELYRNVYQTLLAFPTGATKPQPDAAQSCEFTDSGNESYRCTVRKGLKFSDGEPLDAKAVKHSLDRIMAIDAPSGPKALFGSLDKIETPDAQTVVFHLKTPDATFPFVLGSPAASLVSPKQYPADKLREGDKVTGSGPYTLESYKEGSEAVLNRNESYNGFANRRNGGATIRYFADSKKMIAALKGKEIDATYRGLSAEEVKDLQAPASHDEGVQVVENVGAEIRYLIFNPKDPQVAKVQVRQAIAQLIDRGALVSQVYQGTAEPLYSMVPKGVVGHKTPFYDKYGQPDVAKAKKTLKDAGIPTPVDLTFWYTTDRYGASTADEFTELKRQLDESGLFKITLRGQPWKAFQEGYKKGEYPVFGRGWFPDFPDPDNFIAPFVGKENAVGTPYESNEILSVILPKSRRESDRSAGVHEFEKAQQIFADDVRLLPLWQGKLYVAAREDIAGAERALDPQTVMQLWELHRKTSW; encoded by the coding sequence GTGTTCAACCGGACCAGATGCCTGCAGATCACTGCGGCCGTTGCGTCCATATCCCTGCTCTCCGGATGCGGCCTGTTCTCGGACGACGGTGGCAATGGCGAACAGCGGATCGTCGTCGGAACGACGAGCGCACCCACGACCCTCGATCCGGCCGCGGCCTGGGACGGCTCCTGGGAGCTCTACCGGAACGTCTACCAGACCCTGCTGGCGTTCCCCACGGGTGCCACCAAGCCCCAGCCGGACGCCGCCCAGAGCTGCGAGTTCACCGACTCCGGGAACGAGTCGTACCGCTGCACCGTGCGCAAGGGCCTGAAGTTCTCCGACGGCGAGCCGCTGGACGCCAAGGCCGTCAAGCACTCCCTGGACCGGATCATGGCCATCGACGCCCCCTCCGGCCCCAAGGCCCTCTTCGGCAGCCTCGACAAGATCGAGACGCCGGACGCGCAGACGGTGGTCTTCCACCTGAAAACCCCGGACGCCACCTTCCCCTTCGTGCTCGGCTCCCCGGCCGCCTCGCTGGTCTCGCCGAAGCAGTACCCGGCCGACAAGCTGCGCGAGGGCGACAAGGTCACCGGCTCCGGCCCGTACACCCTCGAGTCGTACAAAGAGGGCAGCGAGGCGGTCCTGAACCGCAACGAGAGCTACAACGGCTTCGCCAACCGCCGCAACGGCGGGGCCACGATCCGCTACTTCGCGGACTCCAAGAAGATGATCGCGGCCCTCAAGGGCAAGGAGATCGACGCGACCTACCGCGGCCTCTCCGCCGAGGAGGTCAAGGACCTCCAGGCCCCCGCCTCGCACGACGAGGGCGTCCAGGTCGTCGAGAACGTCGGCGCCGAGATCCGCTACCTGATCTTCAACCCCAAGGACCCGCAGGTCGCCAAGGTCCAGGTGCGCCAGGCGATCGCGCAGCTCATCGACCGCGGGGCGCTCGTCTCGCAGGTCTACCAGGGCACCGCCGAGCCGCTCTACTCGATGGTCCCCAAGGGGGTCGTCGGCCACAAGACGCCGTTCTACGACAAGTACGGCCAGCCGGACGTGGCCAAGGCCAAGAAGACCCTCAAGGACGCCGGGATCCCCACGCCGGTCGACCTGACCTTCTGGTACACCACCGACCGCTACGGTGCCTCCACCGCGGACGAGTTCACCGAGCTCAAGCGCCAGCTCGACGAGAGCGGGCTCTTCAAGATCACCCTGCGCGGGCAGCCCTGGAAGGCCTTCCAGGAGGGCTACAAGAAGGGCGAATACCCGGTCTTCGGCCGCGGTTGGTTCCCCGACTTCCCGGACCCGGACAACTTCATCGCGCCGTTCGTCGGCAAGGAGAACGCGGTCGGCACCCCGTACGAGTCCAACGAGATCCTGAGCGTCATCCTGCCCAAGTCCCGCCGCGAGAGCGACCGGTCGGCCGGCGTCCACGAGTTCGAGAAGGCCCAGCAGATCTTCGCCGACGACGTCCGGCTGCTGCCCCTGTGGCAGGGCAAGCTGTACGTCGCCGCCCGCGAGGACATCGCCGGCGCGGAGCGGGCGCTCGACCCGCAGACCGTCATGCAGCTGTGGGAGCTGCACCGCAAGACCAGCTGGTAG